A section of the Streptomyces sp. Je 1-369 genome encodes:
- a CDS encoding alpha/beta hydrolase → MRVVSAVTAGLGLVGLLAGPGAAADLTGAGAPKAQRQSVGWGPCSAGQKELNEAGAECAKVAVPLDYADPRGRTIDIAVSRIRAKSPGERRGILLSNPGGPGGTGLAHTLALRPALKDVADRYDLIGFDPRFLGESTPVTCGKAPQPAPPAPSTTPRRDFEDQVRSARDTARRCQEHGDNAELLPHASTRNVARDMDAIRAALGEPRLSYYGISYGADLGAVYTQLFPRRSDRIVLDSSTDPAATQYELFQRSGAPAEAALDGLDGLGGHVRSDVLKLLAQAERHPIPVKDVRLNAPLLRLLFKQLVQHEENDPQLVSVVDDLKKAAAGEEFEPGPALSGLLDLLSSPELADSMAGGAIFMCGDGGWPAGGWPKNPETYWKNMQRSRATQPVFGPYVNGMIAPCAFWGTEPREPGTKIRNDVPVLLLQAKYDNNVPYDGALALHKKLKGSRLVTADIRSHGVYGRGDSGLTPVPCADNTVNTYLRDGKLPTADVTCAKPDAKPNLKTEKTR, encoded by the coding sequence ATGCGCGTCGTGTCAGCAGTCACCGCGGGCCTGGGCCTCGTCGGGTTGCTCGCGGGCCCCGGGGCCGCCGCGGACCTCACCGGGGCCGGGGCGCCCAAGGCCCAGCGTCAATCGGTCGGTTGGGGGCCCTGCTCCGCCGGCCAGAAGGAGCTGAACGAGGCGGGCGCGGAGTGCGCGAAGGTGGCCGTACCCCTCGACTACGCGGACCCCCGCGGCCGTACGATCGACATCGCCGTCTCCCGTATCAGGGCGAAGTCGCCGGGTGAACGGCGCGGCATCCTGCTCTCCAACCCCGGCGGGCCCGGCGGCACGGGACTCGCCCACACCCTCGCGCTGCGCCCCGCGTTGAAGGACGTGGCCGACCGCTACGACCTCATCGGCTTCGACCCCCGCTTCCTCGGCGAGAGCACCCCCGTCACCTGCGGCAAGGCCCCGCAGCCCGCGCCGCCTGCCCCGTCCACCACCCCGCGCCGGGACTTCGAGGACCAGGTGCGGTCCGCGCGCGACACCGCACGCAGGTGCCAGGAGCACGGCGACAACGCCGAGTTGCTCCCGCACGCCTCGACCAGGAACGTCGCCCGCGACATGGACGCCATCCGCGCGGCCCTGGGTGAGCCCAGGCTGTCGTACTACGGCATCTCGTACGGCGCCGACCTGGGCGCCGTCTACACCCAGCTGTTCCCGCGCCGGAGCGACCGCATCGTCCTTGACTCCTCGACCGACCCGGCGGCCACGCAGTACGAACTGTTCCAGCGGTCGGGCGCACCCGCGGAGGCGGCACTCGACGGACTCGATGGACTCGGTGGCCACGTGCGCTCCGACGTCCTGAAGCTGCTCGCACAGGCCGAGCGGCACCCCATCCCGGTGAAGGACGTGCGCCTCAACGCGCCGCTGCTGCGGCTGCTCTTCAAACAGCTCGTCCAGCACGAGGAGAACGACCCGCAACTCGTCAGCGTCGTCGACGACTTGAAGAAGGCCGCCGCCGGCGAGGAATTCGAACCGGGGCCCGCGCTGAGCGGACTCCTCGACCTCCTCTCGTCGCCCGAGCTGGCGGACAGCATGGCGGGCGGCGCGATCTTCATGTGCGGCGACGGGGGCTGGCCTGCGGGCGGCTGGCCGAAGAACCCCGAGACGTACTGGAAGAACATGCAGCGCAGCCGCGCCACCCAGCCGGTCTTCGGGCCGTACGTCAACGGCATGATCGCCCCCTGCGCGTTCTGGGGGACCGAGCCCCGCGAACCCGGCACGAAGATCCGCAACGACGTGCCCGTCCTGCTGCTCCAGGCCAAGTACGACAACAACGTGCCGTACGACGGCGCACTCGCCCTGCACAAGAAGCTCAAGGGATCCCGCCTCGTCACGGCGGACATCCGCTCCCACGGCGTCTACGGGCGCGGCGACAGCGGCCTCACCCCGGTCCCGTGCGCCGACAACACGGTGAACACCTACCTGCGCGACGGCAAGCTGCCCACGGCGGACGTCACCTGCGCGAAGCCGGACGCGAAGCCGAACCTGAAGACGGAGAAGACACGATGA
- a CDS encoding aldo/keto reductase, with translation MTGLPATTPTTPAALPTRRLGALTVSAQGLGCMGMSHGYGASDDAQSIATIHRALDLGVTLLDTSDFYGNGHNEELIGRALAGPRREQAVVATKFGFANRLGEPTLIRGDAAYVRQACDASLRRLGVDHIDLYYQHRVDTTVPIEETVGAMAELVAAGKVRHLGLSEAGARTLRRAHAVHPIAALQSEWSLWTRDLEAEIAPVCRELGIGLVPFSPLGRGFLTGRYTSVDGFAQDDMRRAQPRFAAGNLEQNLSIVETLDALAAEKGVTAGQLALAWVQHRGADVVPIPGTRREKYLVENLGAVAVELSADELTAIDAAAPAGRVAGTRYDERSLAVVDK, from the coding sequence ATGACCGGCCTTCCCGCCACCACCCCCACCACCCCCGCGGCCCTTCCCACGCGCCGCCTCGGCGCGCTGACCGTCTCGGCGCAGGGCCTCGGGTGCATGGGGATGAGCCACGGCTACGGCGCCTCGGACGACGCCCAGTCCATCGCGACGATCCACCGCGCCCTCGACCTCGGCGTCACCCTGCTCGACACCTCCGACTTCTACGGCAACGGCCACAACGAGGAGCTCATCGGGCGCGCCCTCGCGGGCCCGCGACGCGAACAGGCCGTCGTGGCGACGAAGTTCGGCTTCGCCAACCGGCTCGGCGAGCCCACGCTCATCCGCGGCGACGCGGCGTACGTACGACAGGCCTGCGACGCGTCCCTGCGCCGCCTCGGCGTCGACCACATCGACCTGTACTACCAGCACCGGGTGGACACGACCGTACCGATCGAGGAGACCGTCGGCGCGATGGCCGAGCTCGTCGCGGCGGGCAAGGTGCGCCACCTCGGGCTCTCCGAGGCCGGCGCGCGGACCCTGCGGCGGGCGCACGCCGTGCATCCCATCGCGGCGCTGCAGAGCGAGTGGTCGCTGTGGACCAGGGACCTGGAGGCGGAGATCGCACCGGTCTGCCGCGAGCTGGGCATCGGCCTCGTGCCGTTCTCGCCGCTCGGCCGGGGCTTCCTCACCGGCCGCTACACGTCGGTCGACGGGTTCGCGCAGGACGACATGCGCCGCGCCCAGCCCCGCTTCGCCGCGGGCAACCTGGAGCAGAACCTGTCCATCGTGGAGACCCTGGACGCGCTGGCCGCCGAGAAGGGCGTCACCGCGGGGCAGCTCGCGCTCGCCTGGGTGCAGCACCGCGGCGCGGACGTCGTGCCCATCCCCGGCACGCGCCGCGAGAAGTACCTGGTGGAGAACCTCGGGGCGGTCGCCGTCGAACTGTCCGCCGACGAGCTAACGGCGATCGACGCGGCGGCGCCCGCGGGCCGCGTGGCGGGCACGCGGTACGACGAGCGCAGCCTGGCCGTCGTCGACAAGTAG
- a CDS encoding DUF6314 family protein: protein MTVPPPSDLTCHAVPDTLAHLAGAWDVERTVRDLTDGSEGRFTGTTLFAPLPAPDTGGLLHHESGTFTWHGVPRPAERTLRFLPGGEPGTARVEFADGRFFHDLDLRTGRWTTDHPCVDDLYRGEFEVVGADRWRSRWRVGGPAKDLLLVTEYRRASSTPRAPEAP, encoded by the coding sequence ATGACCGTGCCCCCGCCGTCGGACCTCACGTGCCACGCCGTCCCCGACACCCTCGCCCACCTCGCGGGCGCGTGGGACGTCGAACGCACCGTCCGCGACCTCACGGACGGCTCCGAGGGCCGCTTCACCGGTACGACGCTCTTCGCACCGCTGCCCGCCCCCGACACCGGCGGGCTCCTGCACCACGAGTCCGGCACGTTCACCTGGCACGGCGTGCCGCGCCCCGCCGAGCGCACGCTCCGCTTCCTGCCCGGCGGCGAGCCGGGCACCGCGCGCGTGGAGTTCGCCGACGGCCGCTTCTTCCACGACCTCGACCTGCGCACGGGCCGCTGGACGACGGACCACCCCTGCGTGGACGACCTCTACCGCGGGGAATTCGAGGTGGTGGGCGCGGACCGCTGGCGCAGCCGGTGGCGGGTCGGCGGCCCCGCCAAGGACCTGCTCCTCGTCACGGAGTACCGACGCGCATCATCCACTCCTCGGGCGCCGGAAGCGCCGTGA
- a CDS encoding GNAT family N-acetyltransferase → MTESTALPDGYEISTDAARIDVARVHHWLSTDAYWALGRPREKHDAAMAGSLNFGVYDETSGEQVAYARVVTDRATFAYLCDVYVSPDVRGKGLGVALVTAVCAHLEPFGLRRTLLATGDAHGVYEKVGFTALPAPEEWMMRVGTP, encoded by the coding sequence ATGACCGAAAGCACCGCGCTCCCCGACGGCTACGAGATATCCACCGACGCCGCCCGCATCGACGTCGCCCGTGTGCACCACTGGCTCTCCACCGACGCGTACTGGGCCCTCGGACGCCCTCGCGAGAAGCACGACGCGGCGATGGCCGGTTCGCTCAACTTCGGTGTGTACGACGAGACATCGGGCGAGCAGGTCGCGTACGCGCGCGTGGTGACCGACCGTGCCACGTTCGCCTATCTCTGCGACGTGTACGTCTCCCCGGACGTACGCGGCAAGGGCCTCGGCGTCGCGCTCGTCACCGCGGTCTGCGCGCACCTGGAGCCGTTCGGGCTGCGCAGGACACTGCTCGCCACGGGTGACGCGCACGGGGTCTACGAGAAGGTCGGCTTCACGGCGCTTCCGGCGCCCGAGGAGTGGATGATGCGCGTCGGTACTCCGTGA
- a CDS encoding DUF6531 domain-containing protein: MGGHRPSDWHVLDLEKDPTPGDPHRVRSLAKNLHDFADDVGKVLRDIKGMAGDEAILKWVGKTADAFTEKFEDAPDKLKKLKKSYEMAGDALSAYWPELERAQSLADKALVKGREAQADLSSAKTRLTSADSWVDKAGKEADKYKDKPGGGKDVPKPDEDKVKAATRNAHSAEKAQKSAQGDVDSAQSALEAAKKMAADARKMREEAAGTAKKKIDEASDAGIQNRKWWEEVGDWVSDNWDTIVEVCKVVVAVVGIIAMIIGGPILAAIVIVAGAIVLADTLSKYAKGQATLMDVAFAAMDCVPGGKGITTAAKLAKGVKSGLKAMAKGLGKGGLRKGADDAAGAGKKAASRCKNGDPIDMVSGEMLMEATDVELPGLLPLVLRRTHLSTYGWGRWFGPSWSSTLDERLELDDEGVVFAAEDGMILLYPVPLPGASVMPLEGPRWPLDWDGSPGAPIRISDPRTGTVRHFAPLGAPGPDDTAFVMPLAAISDLTGKRVDFDRDEHGTPTAVRDSAGRHLHVDTDGDRVVRLRLADESVGPEGATLLSYGYSDDSRRNLTEVRDSGGAPLKLTYDARDRITSWTDRNGGRYRFTYDDQDRCIRGEGSEGRLSCTVAYDTDHRETRYTDSLGRTTVYRHNELRQLVSVTDPLGHTTHSEWDRYDRLLSRTDALGRTTRYRYDGNGVPTHVVRPDGLRSVAELDEHGRPVTLTEPDGAVWRTEYDSAGRLTAETDPTGARVSYGYGETGGISTITDASGRATLLETDAAGLPVATTDAEGATTRYQRDAFGRLVAQTGPDGSRTTFAWTPEGRPVRRTLPDGSTEHWSHDGEGNLVEHVDTVGRVTRFEYGAFDLLEKRIDPDGSCLRFAYDGELRVTSVTNQLGATWSYFYDAAGRLTHEQDFEGRTRSYRHDAVGQLVEQTNGAGETTEYVRDLLGKVLEQRTPEGITSYEYDAVGNLRVVRGNGTEVSYERDALGRVLAETCDGATVRSAYDELGRRTRRVTPSNAESHWEYDGRDRPVLLRTAGRAVTFGYDEAGRETERRAGATVLSQSWDSNGRLSSQTVTAGIAPTAPARHRVQERTYRYRPDGTVRAIHDLVNGDRTVDVDGTGRVTGVRADTWSERYAYDAAGNVVSAEWPAAEAPASSTPSRSSLGDPGGRPGGVRYDFDAQGRVVRRRKKRLSRKADVWHYTWDSQDRLVGVVTPDGEKWAYRYDPFGRRTAKRRLAADGETVVAEVRFAWDGFVLAEQIERSGDEPLRCTTWDWERDRFSPVTQTERVAAPRDGRDAEQEWVDEQFYSIVTDVVGAPAELFDEDGGLAWRARTTVWGAPLDEEASDDRARCPLRLPGQYHDPESALHYNYQRHYDPETGRYVSLDPLDLAPGPNPRAYASNPFTGVDPLGLAPDCERALQAARDRADLEQARPGASKQTRPTSTAGLTVPGHQGTFSGASIKGGGDHNLHPDVRAAYDRVPMELRPTGNQHGRCGEAEALSNAMHAGHDPRGGVSAAVDVRAAGNPKHGVPKAPCSSCQHVLDQFGITAVT; the protein is encoded by the coding sequence ATGGGGGGCCACCGACCGTCGGATTGGCATGTCCTTGATCTGGAGAAGGATCCGACGCCGGGTGATCCGCACCGGGTGCGGTCGCTGGCCAAGAACCTGCACGATTTCGCCGACGACGTCGGCAAGGTTCTCCGCGACATCAAGGGGATGGCGGGCGACGAGGCCATCCTGAAGTGGGTGGGCAAGACCGCCGACGCGTTCACCGAGAAGTTCGAGGACGCCCCCGACAAGCTCAAGAAGCTCAAGAAGAGCTACGAGATGGCGGGCGACGCGCTGTCCGCGTACTGGCCCGAGCTGGAGCGCGCCCAGTCCCTGGCCGACAAGGCACTGGTCAAGGGCCGCGAGGCTCAGGCCGACCTCAGCAGCGCCAAGACCCGTCTCACCTCCGCCGATTCCTGGGTGGACAAGGCCGGCAAGGAAGCCGACAAGTACAAGGACAAGCCCGGCGGCGGCAAGGACGTGCCCAAACCGGACGAGGACAAGGTCAAGGCCGCCACCCGCAACGCCCACTCCGCCGAGAAGGCCCAGAAGTCCGCCCAAGGTGACGTCGACTCCGCCCAGAGCGCCCTGGAAGCGGCGAAGAAGATGGCCGCCGACGCGCGCAAGATGCGCGAGGAGGCCGCGGGCACCGCGAAGAAGAAGATCGACGAAGCGTCCGACGCGGGCATCCAGAACCGCAAGTGGTGGGAGGAGGTCGGCGACTGGGTCTCCGACAACTGGGACACCATCGTCGAGGTCTGCAAGGTCGTCGTCGCCGTCGTCGGCATCATCGCGATGATCATCGGCGGACCCATCCTCGCCGCCATCGTCATCGTCGCGGGCGCCATCGTCCTGGCCGACACCTTGAGCAAATATGCGAAAGGCCAAGCCACCCTCATGGACGTGGCCTTCGCCGCCATGGACTGCGTACCGGGCGGCAAAGGCATCACCACCGCCGCCAAACTCGCCAAGGGCGTCAAGAGCGGCCTCAAGGCGATGGCCAAGGGCCTGGGCAAGGGCGGCCTGCGCAAGGGCGCCGATGACGCGGCGGGCGCGGGCAAGAAGGCCGCCTCCCGGTGCAAGAACGGCGACCCGATCGACATGGTCTCCGGCGAGATGCTCATGGAGGCGACCGACGTCGAGCTCCCGGGGCTGCTGCCCCTGGTCCTTCGGCGCACCCATCTGTCGACGTACGGGTGGGGCCGGTGGTTCGGTCCGTCCTGGTCCTCGACCCTCGACGAGAGGCTCGAACTGGACGACGAGGGCGTCGTGTTCGCCGCAGAGGACGGCATGATCCTCCTCTACCCGGTGCCTCTCCCCGGTGCCTCGGTCATGCCCCTGGAAGGGCCGCGATGGCCCCTGGACTGGGACGGCTCCCCCGGCGCCCCCATCCGCATCTCGGATCCGCGGACGGGCACGGTCCGGCACTTCGCCCCGCTGGGCGCGCCCGGCCCGGACGACACCGCCTTCGTCATGCCCTTGGCGGCGATATCGGACCTCACCGGCAAGCGCGTCGACTTCGACCGCGACGAGCACGGGACCCCGACGGCCGTACGGGATTCCGCCGGGCGGCACCTCCACGTCGACACGGACGGGGACCGCGTCGTCCGCCTTCGCCTGGCCGACGAGTCGGTGGGCCCCGAGGGCGCCACCCTGCTGTCCTACGGCTACAGCGACGACAGCCGGCGCAACCTCACCGAGGTCCGCGACTCCGGCGGCGCGCCCCTGAAGCTCACCTACGACGCCCGCGACCGCATCACGTCCTGGACGGACCGCAACGGCGGCCGGTACCGCTTCACATACGACGACCAGGACCGCTGCATCAGGGGCGAGGGCAGCGAGGGCCGCCTCTCCTGCACCGTCGCGTACGACACCGACCACCGCGAGACCCGCTACACGGACTCGCTCGGCCGCACGACCGTCTACCGGCACAACGAGCTGCGTCAGCTCGTGTCCGTGACGGACCCGCTCGGGCACACCACGCACTCGGAATGGGACCGGTACGACCGGTTGCTCTCCCGCACGGACGCGCTCGGCCGGACGACCCGTTACCGCTACGACGGGAACGGCGTTCCGACGCACGTCGTGCGCCCCGACGGGCTGCGGAGCGTCGCGGAGCTCGACGAGCACGGCAGGCCCGTGACGCTCACCGAGCCCGACGGCGCCGTGTGGCGCACGGAGTACGACTCCGCGGGCCGTCTCACGGCGGAGACCGACCCGACCGGCGCTCGCGTCTCCTACGGGTACGGCGAGACCGGCGGCATCTCCACGATCACCGATGCCTCGGGCCGCGCCACCCTGTTGGAGACCGACGCCGCCGGTCTGCCCGTCGCGACGACCGACGCCGAGGGCGCGACGACGCGGTACCAGCGGGACGCTTTCGGGCGGCTCGTCGCGCAGACGGGTCCGGACGGCTCCCGCACCACCTTCGCGTGGACACCGGAGGGCAGGCCGGTCCGGCGCACCCTGCCCGACGGAAGCACGGAACACTGGAGCCATGACGGCGAGGGCAACCTCGTCGAGCACGTGGACACCGTCGGCCGCGTGACGCGCTTCGAGTACGGCGCGTTCGATCTGCTGGAGAAGCGGATCGACCCGGACGGATCCTGCCTGCGCTTCGCCTACGACGGCGAACTGCGCGTCACCTCGGTGACGAATCAACTCGGCGCCACCTGGAGCTACTTCTACGACGCCGCCGGCCGGCTCACCCACGAGCAGGACTTCGAGGGGCGCACGCGGAGCTACCGCCACGACGCCGTCGGACAACTCGTCGAGCAGACGAACGGTGCGGGCGAAACCACCGAGTACGTGCGCGACCTGCTCGGCAAGGTCCTGGAACAGCGGACCCCCGAGGGCATCACCAGCTACGAGTACGACGCGGTGGGCAACCTCAGAGTCGTGCGCGGCAACGGCACGGAGGTCTCGTACGAACGCGACGCCCTCGGCCGGGTCCTCGCCGAGACGTGCGACGGCGCGACCGTGCGCTCGGCCTACGACGAGCTGGGCAGGCGCACGCGCCGGGTGACGCCGTCGAACGCGGAGAGCCACTGGGAGTACGACGGCCGCGACCGGCCCGTCCTGCTGCGGACGGCGGGCCGGGCGGTCACCTTCGGCTACGACGAGGCGGGCCGCGAGACCGAGCGCCGGGCCGGGGCGACGGTGCTCAGCCAGAGCTGGGACTCGAACGGCAGGCTGAGCTCCCAGACGGTGACCGCCGGCATCGCGCCGACGGCGCCCGCACGGCACAGGGTGCAGGAGCGGACGTACCGCTACCGGCCGGACGGTACGGTCCGGGCGATCCACGACCTGGTCAACGGGGACCGGACCGTCGACGTCGACGGCACCGGCCGGGTCACCGGCGTGCGGGCGGACACCTGGTCGGAACGGTATGCGTACGACGCGGCGGGGAACGTCGTGTCGGCCGAGTGGCCGGCGGCCGAGGCCCCCGCGTCGTCCACGCCGTCCCGGAGCTCTCTCGGCGACCCGGGCGGACGGCCCGGAGGCGTGCGGTACGACTTCGACGCCCAGGGCCGTGTGGTGCGGCGGCGCAAGAAGCGTCTCTCGCGCAAGGCCGACGTCTGGCACTACACGTGGGACAGCCAGGACCGCCTCGTCGGCGTGGTCACGCCGGACGGGGAGAAATGGGCGTACCGGTACGACCCGTTCGGCCGCCGTACCGCGAAGCGGCGGCTCGCGGCCGACGGCGAGACAGTCGTGGCGGAGGTGCGGTTCGCCTGGGACGGCTTCGTGCTCGCGGAGCAGATCGAGCGGTCCGGCGACGAACCGCTCCGGTGCACGACGTGGGACTGGGAGAGGGACCGCTTCAGCCCGGTCACGCAGACCGAGCGTGTCGCCGCGCCACGGGACGGCCGCGACGCGGAGCAGGAGTGGGTCGACGAGCAGTTCTACTCGATCGTCACGGACGTGGTCGGCGCGCCCGCGGAACTGTTCGACGAGGACGGCGGTCTCGCGTGGCGCGCGCGGACCACCGTCTGGGGCGCCCCGCTGGACGAGGAGGCTTCCGATGACCGCGCCCGCTGCCCCCTCCGGCTTCCCGGCCAGTACCACGACCCCGAGTCGGCGCTGCACTACAACTACCAGCGTCACTACGATCCGGAGACGGGCCGGTACGTATCCCTGGACCCGCTCGATCTCGCCCCTGGCCCGAACCCGCGCGCGTACGCGTCGAACCCCTTCACCGGGGTGGACCCGCTGGGTCTCGCGCCGGACTGCGAGCGTGCCCTCCAGGCCGCCCGCGACCGGGCCGACCTCGAACAGGCCAGGCCCGGCGCCAGCAAGCAGACGAGGCCGACGAGCACGGCGGGGCTCACCGTGCCGGGGCACCAGGGGACCTTCAGCGGCGCCAGCATCAAGGGCGGCGGCGACCACAACCTGCACCCGGACGTGCGGGCCGCCTACGACAGGGTGCCGATGGAGCTGCGCCCGACGGGGAACCAGCACGGCCGGTGCGGCGAGGCGGAGGCCCTGTCGAACGCCATGCACGCCGGGCACGACCCGAGGGGTGGGGTGAGCGCCGCGGTGGACGTACGCGCGGCGGGTAATCCCAAACACGGCGTGCCCAAGGCGCCTTGTTCGTCATGTCAGCATGTGCTCGACCAATTCGGAATCACGGCGGTGACCTAG
- a CDS encoding SUKH-3 domain-containing protein, producing MSTEPCGRWSEESDRVLRAAGWHPGRSVPTAEWERVLHEHGGFEMHEAARLFLAEFGGLASEERGPGRTMARMGFRLDPLAAEWDDEIFDVLSEEAGAYLYPVGEADRRNTYLGIAPDGKVYAGMDSVTLLADTGDEALEKLIEGIR from the coding sequence ATGAGTACAGAACCCTGCGGGCGTTGGTCGGAGGAGTCCGACCGTGTGTTGCGGGCGGCCGGGTGGCATCCCGGGCGGTCCGTGCCGACGGCCGAGTGGGAGCGCGTCCTGCACGAGCACGGCGGCTTCGAGATGCATGAGGCGGCACGGCTCTTCCTCGCCGAGTTCGGCGGTCTGGCGAGCGAGGAGCGGGGCCCTGGGCGGACGATGGCCCGCATGGGCTTTCGGCTCGACCCCCTCGCGGCGGAATGGGACGACGAGATCTTCGACGTGCTCAGCGAGGAAGCCGGTGCGTACCTGTATCCCGTCGGCGAGGCCGATCGTCGCAACACCTACCTGGGGATCGCGCCGGACGGCAAGGTCTACGCCGGGATGGACAGCGTCACCCTGCTCGCCGACACCGGCGACGAGGCCCTGGAGAAGCTCATCGAGGGAATCCGGTGA
- a CDS encoding PLP-dependent aminotransferase family protein: MHDSSSVGDLAKRLRNELDRYSPGGKLPSSRAIVERFRVSPVTVSRALAQLAAEGLVVTRPGAGVFRAEPTAPAAPAGDTSWQEVTLSADAATELVPRSVDATGVLATLAAPPPGVIEFNGGYLDPALQPGQAMAAALARAGRRPGAWGRPPVDGLPELREWFARGIGGAVTAAEVLITAGGQSALTTALRALAPPGAPVLVESPTYPGMLAIARAAGLRPVPVPVDTDGVRPQLLEAAFRATGARVFVCQPLFQNPTGAVLSAERRPEVLRIAREAGAFVIEDDFVRRLVHEDAGPLPRPLSSDDPDGVVVHVCSLTKATSPSFRVSALAARGPVLERLRAIQVVDHFFVPRPLQEAALELVGSPAWPRHLRAVAGELKGRRDAMSAALRLRLPELTVEHIPAGGYHLWVRLPDGADEAAFASAALRAGVAVAPGRPYFAAEPPAAHVRLSFAAVPGVGEITEGVRRLRAACDEVLNLR, translated from the coding sequence ATGCATGACAGTAGCAGTGTGGGCGATCTGGCGAAACGGCTGCGGAACGAGCTGGACCGCTACTCACCGGGTGGAAAGCTGCCGTCGAGCCGGGCGATCGTGGAACGGTTCAGAGTGAGCCCCGTGACCGTGTCGAGGGCCCTCGCGCAGCTCGCCGCCGAAGGGCTCGTCGTCACCCGCCCCGGTGCGGGCGTCTTCCGCGCCGAGCCGACGGCGCCCGCCGCCCCTGCCGGGGACACCTCGTGGCAGGAGGTGACGCTGAGCGCCGACGCCGCCACGGAGCTCGTGCCGCGCTCGGTCGACGCGACCGGGGTCCTCGCCACGCTCGCCGCCCCGCCGCCGGGCGTCATCGAGTTCAACGGCGGCTACCTCGACCCCGCGCTACAGCCCGGGCAGGCGATGGCAGCGGCCCTCGCCCGCGCGGGACGGCGGCCGGGCGCGTGGGGGAGGCCGCCCGTCGACGGACTGCCCGAGCTGCGCGAATGGTTCGCGCGAGGGATCGGCGGGGCCGTCACGGCCGCCGAGGTACTGATCACGGCAGGTGGCCAGAGCGCCCTGACGACGGCACTGCGAGCGCTCGCCCCGCCCGGGGCGCCGGTCCTCGTCGAGTCCCCCACGTATCCCGGCATGCTCGCCATCGCACGGGCGGCGGGGCTGCGTCCTGTCCCCGTGCCCGTCGACACGGACGGGGTGCGGCCCCAACTTCTGGAGGCAGCGTTCCGGGCGACCGGCGCCCGGGTCTTCGTCTGCCAGCCGCTGTTCCAGAACCCGACCGGCGCCGTGCTCTCCGCCGAGCGCCGCCCCGAGGTCCTGCGGATCGCCCGCGAGGCGGGCGCGTTCGTCATCGAGGACGACTTCGTGCGCCGCCTCGTCCACGAGGACGCGGGCCCGCTGCCGCGCCCGCTCTCGTCCGACGACCCCGACGGCGTCGTCGTCCACGTCTGTTCGCTCACCAAGGCCACCTCGCCGAGCTTCCGCGTCAGCGCGCTCGCGGCCCGCGGCCCGGTCCTCGAAAGGCTCCGCGCCATCCAGGTCGTCGACCACTTCTTCGTGCCGCGGCCCCTTCAGGAAGCGGCGCTCGAACTGGTGGGCTCACCGGCCTGGCCACGCCATCTGCGGGCGGTCGCGGGCGAGTTGAAGGGGCGCAGGGACGCCATGTCGGCGGCGCTGCGGCTACGGCTGCCCGAACTCACGGTGGAGCACATCCCGGCGGGCGGCTACCACCTGTGGGTACGGCTGCCCGACGGCGCCGACGAGGCCGCGTTCGCCTCCGCGGCACTGCGCGCGGGCGTGGCCGTGGCGCCGGGCCGCCCGTACTTCGCGGCCGAACCCCCGGCAGCACACGTCCGGCTGAGCTTCGCGGCGGTGCCGGGGGTGGGGGAGATCACGGAGGGAGTACGACGGCTGCGCGCGGCCTGCGACGAGGTGCTGAACCTCCGCTGA
- a CDS encoding DMT family transporter — MTAQDSATRPSRIAVPAPGREPREPAPAPAGTHRTGTLMAALGVIAFSLTFPSTAWGLEGIGPWSFVTLRGALSALVAGGCLLALRVAVPDRRHWAGLAVVGAGVVVGFPLLTTLALQTSTTAHAAVVVGLLPLTTAVFSVLRNGARPSRAFWAAALAGAAAVIAFTVQQSGGALTTADLYLFGALLICAAGYTEGGRLAREMPGWQVIGWALILCLPLNLLGAALALPHESFQLTGHSTAGLLYAALGSQFLGLVVWYRGMAAIGVPKASQLQLAQPLLTLVWSVFLLGEHLTVAAPLTAAAVLVCIAVTQRSRG; from the coding sequence ATGACAGCACAGGATAGCGCTACTCGACCGTCCCGGATAGCGGTTCCCGCCCCCGGCCGAGAGCCCCGAGAACCGGCACCCGCTCCGGCGGGGACGCACCGCACCGGCACCCTGATGGCCGCCCTCGGCGTCATCGCTTTCTCCCTCACGTTCCCCTCCACCGCCTGGGGCCTCGAAGGCATCGGCCCGTGGAGCTTCGTGACCCTGCGCGGGGCGCTCAGCGCGCTCGTCGCGGGCGGCTGTCTGCTCGCGCTGCGCGTCGCGGTCCCCGACCGCCGCCACTGGGCGGGCCTCGCGGTGGTCGGCGCCGGGGTCGTCGTCGGCTTCCCGCTGCTCACCACGCTCGCCCTGCAGACCTCCACGACCGCGCACGCGGCCGTGGTCGTCGGCCTGCTCCCCCTCACGACCGCCGTCTTCTCGGTGCTGCGCAACGGCGCGCGCCCGTCGCGCGCCTTCTGGGCGGCGGCGCTCGCCGGGGCCGCGGCCGTCATCGCGTTCACCGTGCAACAGAGCGGCGGTGCCCTCACCACCGCCGACCTGTACCTCTTCGGCGCGCTGCTGATCTGTGCGGCCGGCTACACCGAGGGCGGCCGCCTGGCCCGCGAGATGCCCGGCTGGCAGGTCATCGGCTGGGCGCTGATCCTCTGCCTGCCGCTCAACCTCCTGGGCGCGGCCCTGGCCCTGCCCCACGAGTCCTTCCAGCTGACCGGGCACAGCACGGCGGGGCTGCTGTACGCGGCGCTCGGCTCGCAGTTCCTCGGCCTGGTCGTCTGGTACCGGGGCATGGCGGCCATCGGCGTCCCCAAGGCCAGCCAGCTCCAGCTCGCCCAGCCGCTCCTCACGCTGGTGTGGTCGGTGTTCCTGCTCGGCGAGCACCTCACTGTCGCCGCACCCCTCACGGCGGCCGCGGTCCTCGTCTGCATCGCGGTCACCCAACGCTCCCGCGGCTGA